TACGACCGGCAAAGTCTGGGACAGCTCTTATAATCTGACTTATGAGGGTCTGCTGGACCGCATTGACCGCCTGTATCTGAAAAAAACCCAAAAGACAGTCGGAAAAGCAACAATGAACCTGATCCATGATTTCACGGATGAGTGCGAGTGTCCCTGCTGTCATGGAAGGAGATTAAAACCAGAGGCGCTGGAGAGTAAGATTGAAGGATACAGTATCTGGGATATGGGACAGATGGAGGTTACAGAACTGATCGCTGTCCTCCAGAATATCGCAGATCCCGGGACCAAAAGGGCGGCAAAGAAGCTGGTTGCCCGGCTGAAGGATATCGAGAATATCGGACTGGGGTATCTGAATCTGAACCGCGCCGGCAGTACACTGTCGGGTGGTGAGGCGCAGAGACTGAAGATCGTCAGGCATCTGGGAAGCGGCCTCGTGGGCATTACTTATATTTTCGATGAGCCGAGTGCGGGTCTGCATCCAAGGGATATCGTCAGACTGAACGCACTGCTTTTGCAGCTGCGGGACCGTGGAAATACGGTGCTTGTTGTGGAGCACAATAAGGCGGTCATCGATATTGCGGATGAAATCGTTGAGGTGGGGCCGAAGGCCGGACGCGACGGGGGCAGCATTATTTTTCAGGGGCCTTTGGAAGCCTTAATGAAAGCAGACACGCCGACCGGACTCTGGTTCCGCGAGCCTATGGCTATAAACCGAAATCCAAGGAAAAGCCGGAGTTTCCTGAAACTAAGAGACTGTAAGGTAAATAATCTGAAGCATCTCAGTGTAGATATTCCTGCTCAGGCACTGACGGCGGTCACAGGCATTGCCGGATCGGGGAAAAGTTCACTGCTATGCGGCGAGCTGCCCGGGCAGTATCCGGGCACAGTGTATATCAGCCAGTCGCCGATCGGGGTTAACAGCCGGTCTAACCCGGCGAGTTATATCGGCATTATGGATGATATTCGCAGGGAATTTGCCAAAGCAAGCGGCAAAGGCGCCGGATGGTTCAGCTTTAATTCCAGGGGAGCGTGCCCGGCCTGCGGGGGAAAGGGAATCGTTATGACGGAGATGGCGTTCATGGATCCGGTCACTGTTGCCTGCGAGGCATGCGGGGGTAAGAGATATAATGATGAAGCGCTATCCCATAGATATTGCGGTAAGACAATTGCCGAGGTGCTGGATATGACGGTTGCAGATGCGATGGAATTCTTCAGGACGCCGAAGATCACCGCAAAGCTGCGCACACTGAGCGAAGTAGGGCTTGATTATCTGACCCTGGGGCAGCCGACATCGACTTTGTCCGGAGGGGAATGCCAGAGAATCAAGCTGGCGGCACATCTGAAGAATAAAAATGGCATCTATGTCATGGATGAGCCCGCAGCAGGCCTGCACGGCGCGGATATCCGGCTGCTGATGCGGCTGCTGAACCGTCTGGTTGAGAACGGGAACACAGTCATTGTGGCAGAGCATAAATACGATGTAATCTGTCAGGCTGACTGGATCATTGATATGGGACCGTCAGGCGGAAAAAGGGGCGGTGAGATCATATTTGAGGGAACTGTCACGGATTTGCTGCACTGCGAAAACTCGTATACGGCAAAATACATGAAAAAAGAAATCTTAAAGCCCTAAAGTTATTATAAGTCTTAAAATAATTCTTGACAAATACTTATTATAATATATAATATAAGTATAAGAAAAATAAACCAATCAAGTAAAAGGAGAGTAGAGAAGTGGCAGAGAAATATAATCCGTTTGACAATGTCCTGGCAGCAGTTGACAATGCAGCATCGATTCTTGGATACAAGGAGAAAGAGTACGCGGCTTTAAAGCATCCGGAAAGAGAGCTGAAGGTTTCCATCCCCATGGTGATGGATGACGGAAACGTCCGTGTATTTGACGCGTACCGTGTACAGCACTCCACATCCAGAGGTCCTGCAAAAGGAGGAATCCGTTTCCACCAGAATGTAAACCAGGATGAGGTGAAAGCACTCGCGGCATG
The Ruminococcus gauvreauii genome window above contains:
- a CDS encoding ATP-binding cassette domain-containing protein, translating into MSEFIKIRGARENNLKNISLDIPKGKIVAFAGVSGSGKTSIVFDTIASESMRQLYETFPLYVRNKMPYYQAPKADEIRNLTTAIVIDQKTYSGDVRSTAGTMTDISPMLRILFSRYADHSAGASSAYSFNDPSGMCPVCSGLGRTVRFNMDRVLDMKKSLNEGAIQLPGFQIGTYQWQMYANSGRFDPDKSLEDYTEEEMDFFLHGSDLIVEIKNTTGKVWDSSYNLTYEGLLDRIDRLYLKKTQKTVGKATMNLIHDFTDECECPCCHGRRLKPEALESKIEGYSIWDMGQMEVTELIAVLQNIADPGTKRAAKKLVARLKDIENIGLGYLNLNRAGSTLSGGEAQRLKIVRHLGSGLVGITYIFDEPSAGLHPRDIVRLNALLLQLRDRGNTVLVVEHNKAVIDIADEIVEVGPKAGRDGGSIIFQGPLEALMKADTPTGLWFREPMAINRNPRKSRSFLKLRDCKVNNLKHLSVDIPAQALTAVTGIAGSGKSSLLCGELPGQYPGTVYISQSPIGVNSRSNPASYIGIMDDIRREFAKASGKGAGWFSFNSRGACPACGGKGIVMTEMAFMDPVTVACEACGGKRYNDEALSHRYCGKTIAEVLDMTVADAMEFFRTPKITAKLRTLSEVGLDYLTLGQPTSTLSGGECQRIKLAAHLKNKNGIYVMDEPAAGLHGADIRLLMRLLNRLVENGNTVIVAEHKYDVICQADWIIDMGPSGGKRGGEIIFEGTVTDLLHCENSYTAKYMKKEILKP